One Hordeum vulgare subsp. vulgare chromosome 4H, MorexV3_pseudomolecules_assembly, whole genome shotgun sequence DNA window includes the following coding sequences:
- the LOC123448353 gene encoding anaphase-promoting complex subunit 4-like isoform X1, which translates to MAEEQMKEAAASGMPFQLQFDKPIPFQIKLAEWNPEKDLLAMVTDDSKVLLHRFNWQRLWTISPGKCITSICWSLDGKIVALGTKDGFVLLHDVENGKMLRSIKSHDVAIVCLNWAEDEPLSRTDKAGLLSYEDHTTRFFPPAPVMPRIGGLNSGDTGLADDNEEAIQEFSSASCQCFNILGTGDKDGCICFSIFGIFPVGKIAWWEKTFSFSRSDGTQPLAFRFVFVAGKLQIQEEDNLRPVPEFGQTQILVYVHSCHHCITPWGKPQPRHPGKRSTCLTAKPTHCQLLEEEDYRVLLHSGFSLCSRTSWRTGRWCRRPSGRSISFDRKNNYDLPTFNSSNRSLSSSVCVWSYILYEC; encoded by the exons ATGGCGGAGGAGCAGATGAAGGAGGCGGCGGCCTCCGGCATGCCGTTCCAGCTGCAGTTCGACAAGCCCATCCCCTTCCAG ATAAAATTGGCAGAGTGGAACCCAGAGAAGGATCTGCTTGCTATGGTTACTGATGACTCCAAGGTTCTCCTGCATCGCTTCAATTGGCAACGGCTGTGGACTATATCCCCCG GGAAGTGCATCACATCAATTTGCTGGAGCCTTGATGGTAAAATAGTAGCACTTGGTACAAAAGATGGTTTTGTTCTTTTGCATGATGTTGAG AATGGGAAGATGTTACGAAGTATAAAATCTCATGATGTTGCCATTGTATGTCTGAATTGGGCAGAAGATGAACCGCTATCAAGG ACTGACAAGGCAGGCTTGTTATCTTATGAAGACCACACTACACGTTTCTTTCCTCCTGCTCCCGTGATGCCTAGGATAGGTGGGCTCAATTCGGGAGATACTGGTCTCGCGGATGATAATGAAGAAGCCATTCAGGAATTTTCAAGTGCTTCGTGTCAATGTTTTAATATTCTGGGCACTGGTGATAAAGATGGTTGCATTTGCTTCAgtatttttggaatatttccagttGGAAAGATA GCCTGgtgggagaagaccttctccttctcGCGCAGCGACGGCACACAGCCCCTCGCCTTCCGCTTCGTCTTCGTCGCCGGCAAGCTGCAGATTCAGGAGGAGGACAACCTCCGCCCTGTTCCTGAATTCGGCCAAACCCAG ATCTTG GTCTATGTCCACTCATGTCATCATTGCATCACCCCTTGGGGGAAGCCCCAGCCACGCCATCCTGGCAAAAGGAGTACATGCTTGACAG CCAAGCCAACACATTGCCAGCTGCTGGAGGAGGAGGATTACCGGGTTCTTCTCCATTCGGGTTTTTCCCTCTGCAGTCGAACCTCATGGAGAACAGGTCGCTGGTGCCGCCGCCCATCCGGCAGGTCAATTTCTTTTGACCGAaagaataattatgatctcccgaCGTTTAACAGTAGCAATAGATCATTATCATCCAGCGTGTGTGTGTGGAGTTATATTTTATATGAGTGCTAG
- the LOC123448353 gene encoding uncharacterized protein LOC123448353 isoform X3: MTPRFSCIASIGNGCGLYPPGSASHQFAGALMNGKMLRSIKSHDVAIVCLNWAEDEPLSRTDKAGLLSYEDHTTRFFPPAPVMPRIGGLNSGDTGLADDNEEAIQEFSSASCQCFNILGTGDKDGCICFSIFGIFPVGKIAWWEKTFSFSRSDGTQPLAFRFVFVAGKLQIQEEDNLRPVPEFGQTQILVYVHSCHHCITPWGKPQPRHPGKRSTCLTAKPTHCQLLEEEDYRVLLHSGFSLCSRTSWRTGRWCRRPSGRSISFDRKNNYDLPTFNSSNRSLSSSVCVWSYILYEC, from the exons ATGACTCCAAGGTTCTCCTGCATCGCTTCAATTGGCAACGGCTGTGGACTATATCCCCCG GGAAGTGCATCACATCAATTTGCTGGAGCCTTGATG AATGGGAAGATGTTACGAAGTATAAAATCTCATGATGTTGCCATTGTATGTCTGAATTGGGCAGAAGATGAACCGCTATCAAGG ACTGACAAGGCAGGCTTGTTATCTTATGAAGACCACACTACACGTTTCTTTCCTCCTGCTCCCGTGATGCCTAGGATAGGTGGGCTCAATTCGGGAGATACTGGTCTCGCGGATGATAATGAAGAAGCCATTCAGGAATTTTCAAGTGCTTCGTGTCAATGTTTTAATATTCTGGGCACTGGTGATAAAGATGGTTGCATTTGCTTCAgtatttttggaatatttccagttGGAAAGATA GCCTGgtgggagaagaccttctccttctcGCGCAGCGACGGCACACAGCCCCTCGCCTTCCGCTTCGTCTTCGTCGCCGGCAAGCTGCAGATTCAGGAGGAGGACAACCTCCGCCCTGTTCCTGAATTCGGCCAAACCCAG ATCTTG GTCTATGTCCACTCATGTCATCATTGCATCACCCCTTGGGGGAAGCCCCAGCCACGCCATCCTGGCAAAAGGAGTACATGCTTGACAG CCAAGCCAACACATTGCCAGCTGCTGGAGGAGGAGGATTACCGGGTTCTTCTCCATTCGGGTTTTTCCCTCTGCAGTCGAACCTCATGGAGAACAGGTCGCTGGTGCCGCCGCCCATCCGGCAGGTCAATTTCTTTTGACCGAaagaataattatgatctcccgaCGTTTAACAGTAGCAATAGATCATTATCATCCAGCGTGTGTGTGTGGAGTTATATTTTATATGAGTGCTAG
- the LOC123448353 gene encoding anaphase-promoting complex subunit 4-like isoform X2: MAEEQMKEAAASGMPFQLQFDKPIPFQIKLAEWNPEKDLLAMVTDDSKVLLHRFNWQRLWTISPGKCITSICWSLDGKIVALGTKDGFVLLHDVENGKMLRSIKSHDVAIVCLNWAEDEPLSRTDKAGLLSYEDHTTRFFPPAPVMPRIGGLNSGDTGLADDNEEAIQEFSSASCQCFNILGTGDKDGCICFSIFGIFPVGKIAWWEKTFSFSRSDGTQPLAFRFVFVAGKLQIQEEDNLRPVPEFGQTQVYVHSCHHCITPWGKPQPRHPGKRSTCLTAKPTHCQLLEEEDYRVLLHSGFSLCSRTSWRTGRWCRRPSGRSISFDRKNNYDLPTFNSSNRSLSSSVCVWSYILYEC, translated from the exons ATGGCGGAGGAGCAGATGAAGGAGGCGGCGGCCTCCGGCATGCCGTTCCAGCTGCAGTTCGACAAGCCCATCCCCTTCCAG ATAAAATTGGCAGAGTGGAACCCAGAGAAGGATCTGCTTGCTATGGTTACTGATGACTCCAAGGTTCTCCTGCATCGCTTCAATTGGCAACGGCTGTGGACTATATCCCCCG GGAAGTGCATCACATCAATTTGCTGGAGCCTTGATGGTAAAATAGTAGCACTTGGTACAAAAGATGGTTTTGTTCTTTTGCATGATGTTGAG AATGGGAAGATGTTACGAAGTATAAAATCTCATGATGTTGCCATTGTATGTCTGAATTGGGCAGAAGATGAACCGCTATCAAGG ACTGACAAGGCAGGCTTGTTATCTTATGAAGACCACACTACACGTTTCTTTCCTCCTGCTCCCGTGATGCCTAGGATAGGTGGGCTCAATTCGGGAGATACTGGTCTCGCGGATGATAATGAAGAAGCCATTCAGGAATTTTCAAGTGCTTCGTGTCAATGTTTTAATATTCTGGGCACTGGTGATAAAGATGGTTGCATTTGCTTCAgtatttttggaatatttccagttGGAAAGATA GCCTGgtgggagaagaccttctccttctcGCGCAGCGACGGCACACAGCCCCTCGCCTTCCGCTTCGTCTTCGTCGCCGGCAAGCTGCAGATTCAGGAGGAGGACAACCTCCGCCCTGTTCCTGAATTCGGCCAAACCCAG GTCTATGTCCACTCATGTCATCATTGCATCACCCCTTGGGGGAAGCCCCAGCCACGCCATCCTGGCAAAAGGAGTACATGCTTGACAG CCAAGCCAACACATTGCCAGCTGCTGGAGGAGGAGGATTACCGGGTTCTTCTCCATTCGGGTTTTTCCCTCTGCAGTCGAACCTCATGGAGAACAGGTCGCTGGTGCCGCCGCCCATCCGGCAGGTCAATTTCTTTTGACCGAaagaataattatgatctcccgaCGTTTAACAGTAGCAATAGATCATTATCATCCAGCGTGTGTGTGTGGAGTTATATTTTATATGAGTGCTAG
- the LOC123448353 gene encoding anaphase-promoting complex subunit 4-like isoform X5: MAEEQMKEAAASGMPFQLQFDKPIPFQIKLAEWNPEKDLLAMVTDDSKVLLHRFNWQRLWTISPGKCITSICWSLDGKIVALGTKDGFVLLHDVENGKMLRSIKSHDVAIVCLNWAEDEPLSRTDKAGLLSYEDHTTRFFPPAPVMPRIGGLNSGDTGLADDNEEAIQEFSSASCQCFNILGTGDKDGCICFSIFGIFPVGKIAWWEKTFSFSRSDGTQPLAFRFVFVAGKLQIQEEDNLRPVPEFGQTQILVSMIQNADKR; encoded by the exons ATGGCGGAGGAGCAGATGAAGGAGGCGGCGGCCTCCGGCATGCCGTTCCAGCTGCAGTTCGACAAGCCCATCCCCTTCCAG ATAAAATTGGCAGAGTGGAACCCAGAGAAGGATCTGCTTGCTATGGTTACTGATGACTCCAAGGTTCTCCTGCATCGCTTCAATTGGCAACGGCTGTGGACTATATCCCCCG GGAAGTGCATCACATCAATTTGCTGGAGCCTTGATGGTAAAATAGTAGCACTTGGTACAAAAGATGGTTTTGTTCTTTTGCATGATGTTGAG AATGGGAAGATGTTACGAAGTATAAAATCTCATGATGTTGCCATTGTATGTCTGAATTGGGCAGAAGATGAACCGCTATCAAGG ACTGACAAGGCAGGCTTGTTATCTTATGAAGACCACACTACACGTTTCTTTCCTCCTGCTCCCGTGATGCCTAGGATAGGTGGGCTCAATTCGGGAGATACTGGTCTCGCGGATGATAATGAAGAAGCCATTCAGGAATTTTCAAGTGCTTCGTGTCAATGTTTTAATATTCTGGGCACTGGTGATAAAGATGGTTGCATTTGCTTCAgtatttttggaatatttccagttGGAAAGATA GCCTGgtgggagaagaccttctccttctcGCGCAGCGACGGCACACAGCCCCTCGCCTTCCGCTTCGTCTTCGTCGCCGGCAAGCTGCAGATTCAGGAGGAGGACAACCTCCGCCCTGTTCCTGAATTCGGCCAAACCCAG ATCTTGGTAAGCATGATCCAGAACGCAGACAAGAGATGA
- the LOC123448353 gene encoding anaphase-promoting complex subunit 4-like isoform X6 — MAEEQMKEAAASGMPFQLQFDKPIPFQIKLAEWNPEKDLLAMVTDDSKVLLHRFNWQRLWTISPGKCITSICWSLDGKIVALGTKDGFVLLHDVENGKMLRSIKSHDVAIVCLNWAEDEPLSRTDKAGLLSYEDHTTRFFPPAPVMPRIGGLNSGDTGLADDNEEAIQEFSSASCQCFNILGTGDKDGCICFSIFGIFPVGKIAWWEKTFSFSRSDGTQPLAFRFVFVAGKLQIQEEDNLRPVPEFGQTQMMHVQPRVAMK; from the exons ATGGCGGAGGAGCAGATGAAGGAGGCGGCGGCCTCCGGCATGCCGTTCCAGCTGCAGTTCGACAAGCCCATCCCCTTCCAG ATAAAATTGGCAGAGTGGAACCCAGAGAAGGATCTGCTTGCTATGGTTACTGATGACTCCAAGGTTCTCCTGCATCGCTTCAATTGGCAACGGCTGTGGACTATATCCCCCG GGAAGTGCATCACATCAATTTGCTGGAGCCTTGATGGTAAAATAGTAGCACTTGGTACAAAAGATGGTTTTGTTCTTTTGCATGATGTTGAG AATGGGAAGATGTTACGAAGTATAAAATCTCATGATGTTGCCATTGTATGTCTGAATTGGGCAGAAGATGAACCGCTATCAAGG ACTGACAAGGCAGGCTTGTTATCTTATGAAGACCACACTACACGTTTCTTTCCTCCTGCTCCCGTGATGCCTAGGATAGGTGGGCTCAATTCGGGAGATACTGGTCTCGCGGATGATAATGAAGAAGCCATTCAGGAATTTTCAAGTGCTTCGTGTCAATGTTTTAATATTCTGGGCACTGGTGATAAAGATGGTTGCATTTGCTTCAgtatttttggaatatttccagttGGAAAGATA GCCTGgtgggagaagaccttctccttctcGCGCAGCGACGGCACACAGCCCCTCGCCTTCCGCTTCGTCTTCGTCGCCGGCAAGCTGCAGATTCAGGAGGAGGACAACCTCCGCCCTGTTCCTGAATTCGGCCAAACCCAG ATGATGCATGTGCAACCAAGAGTTGCAATGAAATGA
- the LOC123448353 gene encoding anaphase-promoting complex subunit 4-like isoform X4, producing MAEEQMKEAAASGMPFQLQFDKPIPFQIKLAEWNPEKDLLAMVTDDSKVLLHRFNWQRLWTISPGKCITSICWSLDGKIVALGTKDGFVLLHDVENGKMLRSIKSHDVAIVCLNWAEDEPLSRTDKAGLLSYEDHTTRFFPPAPVMPRIGGLNSGDTGLADDNEEAIQEFSSASCQCFNILGTGDKDGCICFSIFGIFPVGKIAWWEKTFSFSRSDGTQPLAFRFVFVAGKLQIQEEDNLRPVPEFGQTQLDRHMMRNTKSKCCF from the exons ATGGCGGAGGAGCAGATGAAGGAGGCGGCGGCCTCCGGCATGCCGTTCCAGCTGCAGTTCGACAAGCCCATCCCCTTCCAG ATAAAATTGGCAGAGTGGAACCCAGAGAAGGATCTGCTTGCTATGGTTACTGATGACTCCAAGGTTCTCCTGCATCGCTTCAATTGGCAACGGCTGTGGACTATATCCCCCG GGAAGTGCATCACATCAATTTGCTGGAGCCTTGATGGTAAAATAGTAGCACTTGGTACAAAAGATGGTTTTGTTCTTTTGCATGATGTTGAG AATGGGAAGATGTTACGAAGTATAAAATCTCATGATGTTGCCATTGTATGTCTGAATTGGGCAGAAGATGAACCGCTATCAAGG ACTGACAAGGCAGGCTTGTTATCTTATGAAGACCACACTACACGTTTCTTTCCTCCTGCTCCCGTGATGCCTAGGATAGGTGGGCTCAATTCGGGAGATACTGGTCTCGCGGATGATAATGAAGAAGCCATTCAGGAATTTTCAAGTGCTTCGTGTCAATGTTTTAATATTCTGGGCACTGGTGATAAAGATGGTTGCATTTGCTTCAgtatttttggaatatttccagttGGAAAGATA GCCTGgtgggagaagaccttctccttctcGCGCAGCGACGGCACACAGCCCCTCGCCTTCCGCTTCGTCTTCGTCGCCGGCAAGCTGCAGATTCAGGAGGAGGACAACCTCCGCCCTGTTCCTGAATTCGGCCAAACCCAG CTAGATAGACACATGATGAGGAATACCAAGTCCAAGTGCTGCTTCTGA